The segment atcgtgggttcaaaccccggcttcgcacctctgagtttttcgaaattcatgtgcgacattgcatttgaaatttaccaccagcTTAACGGTCAAgggaaacatcgcgaggaatCTTGCACCCTgctaagtaattcaatggtgtgtgtgaagttcccgatccgcactggggtCGCGTGGGAATAGCACCCCACGCACTCTaattctgagagtaggcctgcgcccagtagtgggacgtttGACCATTAACATACTATGAGAGAGAggaaacgagcaagcgggtcatctgatggaaaatgattaccactgcccatgagtaccaactactcaaggagagtcattggtctgttgccagccttttaagaaagtataagggcttttcttgaaagccccgatgtctTAGGATATGGTATGTCTGATGAATTGCATTGCAGCCAAACGTAAACCTATTATAGGTAAATCCTgctaatatcctactaatattataaatgtgaaagtttgtgaagatgtttggatgtttgttactcaatcacgtctaaaccgctgaaccgatttagaggaaattcggtatacagatagtttgagcccccgGAAatgatataggatagtttttatcccggaaaaatgcttagttcccgcaggatagcgataaacgaataataCGCGGATGGAGTaacgggcaacggctagtttatcataatgcgaaagtttgtaaaattaatggtatgtttgttactctttcacgctaaaacacctggatggattttgataaaatttggtatgtagatagctggagatCTGGAATATCCAtcagatcgggataaaatctcaccTGTTAGGATTAGAGACATAAGGCGCGGCTGTTTCTAATACACCGTTAGTGAAAAGATTTACCTAAGGTTCCAATTCAACTGTGtgttttcatttgtttattacaagcttttatttagtttcacctgtcccgttgtctgtctgtagtcaaatattgcaagttaagttcgaccaacttccagtagtcggattgacttgaaatttggaatacttatggaaattgcgtgacaatacaataataaataaatatcatggattaatgggacacttgacaccaattgatctagccccaaactaagctaagcttgtactatggatactaggcaacggataaacatacttatacaatacaaggtgttaactaaataaaacctgagacaccccaaaaatacttttcaatTCAAAGtaaattgattgaatttatttttgaatatcttcattattttaaaagatgaaggtgtgttttgctaagtcagtaattctacttcatttctaactctacattcatgatttgtatttttgtccgttgcgctttgacgttttaagaaGAAAATCATACAGTGACAgtaaaccggccagtattaaattatcaaaatcatatgcaacctcgctaaaatattgaattggcgcctgttgcagtcgtaacttttagactgggcacaataaaaaagggatatAAAAcgcaaacacaacctaatttaaaacatagtgtaatcgattctactctcgattttgagcaaactactttctggttttcagttatttaattaacaccttgtatagataaatacatattaaacatccaagacccgagaacaaacattcgtattattcagacaaatatctgcccggccgggaatcgagctcggacctcaagtttcgtagtcaggttctgtaaccacttggccatccggtcgtcaataatctggtagtgacatcctcgtagtccagccaggatcgtctccgcaggacggaactcttcaactgttactgatatcgacttgaaatttggtatgcaactgtaatttgggtgacaatacaagtaacgtcgacaaaaagtatagtcagcaaaaaaaagtttgtattaaaaatgaaatttttaccaaaaacttattttattttaggtaatgtcacgaattaatgttttctttaattttagggttccgtacccgaagtggcaaaaacggaacccttatagtttcgccatgtctgtctgtctgtctgtccgtccgcggctttgctcagggactatcagtgctagaaagctgtaattttgcacgaatatatatgtaaactatgccgacaaaacggtacaacttaaaattaaaaaaaatttttttagagtacctcccatgggcgtaaagtgggggtgtttttttttttcatccaatcttgtagtgtggggtatcgttagataggtctcttaaaaccattagggggttgcttacacgatttttcgattcagtgattagtttgcgaaatattcaactttaaagtgcaaattttcattaaaatcgagcgtcccccccacccctctaaattctaaaccggtgggtggaaaagtttgaaaaaattgaggatggtaggaaatatatcaatcttacaagaaaaactataatggttaagttttcttaagaattattagtagtttaagagtaaatagcagcctaaggtataaaatatacctaaacttggaatattccgtacaaaatatgaaatcctcacaaaaatattaattaatttttgcgtaatggctacggaaccctatttcgggcgtgtccgacacgctcttggccggtttatttattttctttctaacTGCCAGATCTGTGGACTGCATGCAAAGtagggtaaataaaaaaatagagtcGAATTTAATCAGCCAATATTGCAGCTACCCGAGCTGTGATGAAATCCACGGCTATGGACCCTTGCTCCAGCTGCCTCAGCCCTTCCAGCGACACCGACGAGTCGGAGACCTCGCTGCCGCTGTTCCCCTTCGACAATCAGAAAGGTTAGTGGACTATAAACCAACAAGCAAAATGAGGGTGCAGATGTATGTACATGCATAGTgcggttcactaatgtttcgcaactcatcatcatcatatcagccaaaggacgtccactgttggacatagtcctcccccatagacctccagttgcctcggttggaagcggcttgcatccgtgaacccgcgactttaaccacgTCATCCGCAGGTCTCGCAattaacgtttggcaacctgaatCAGGTTTGAATCAGATCATTTcacaactgtttaatatttctgaaactataaatatttcaggatttttataaaactaacctacctaacctaacctaaagggttctacacgatggccctgaaataaatcctgaaatatttacagattTAGTGATtgccccgtgtggtgtcgggttagaattacacctctccatttcttccgtggatgttgtaagaggcgacaaaggatataggttaaggtataccgtaggcaacaggctagcaacctgtcactattgtaccgtttttgtcaaactttaaacctaaagtTGCTAAAAGtcgctccgaagcggtaacgtttcgtgtgctctgcctaccccatttgggaatgggccaatcaactattttaccgacactttgggcgtctcctgcgttaccaaaattgtacttccaacaagatatttcacagtttaataagttgaacttacgtaggatggcatgtattcatgtacaccatctattaaattacagaaaaaacatgtttacttacaaaaatctgcaattgtttgaaaaatgtcgcggacagattagtgtgggtaaaatagttgattggcccgaatacaggcgtgatgtttgtgtgtgtgtgtttagaGATTGCGAattgaatcaggttgccaaacgttagttacgaaatgaacggataccacatagtacaaacaaaatcaaaatcaaaacgtttaaggtctctacacattacaccgtatatcaatgtgtcaggcaaaaatatattcgacTATGCCAACTAGCACGcatcgtaaccaaccgtcgccgtctcGCGTATCATGTATGTGTCTGACATTCCGTTTGATACTCCGTCTGACatgttcctattacggtcatggtatgatacggtctAATGTATAGAGACCTTTGTTCAGTAAGTCAGTTTTTTTCTAGTCTTACTGATTGGGTCATTTAACACCATCAGAAGAAGCTAACTCTAACTCCTTTTCTAGAAACCAACAAAATGGCCTTCGACAACTACCTAACACCGCAACGTAAGAAATATCGCGATTGCTACGAGCCAAAGCTTCCCTACGTGCGCGAATTTAAAGAACTAGTAGAACGCTTCAAGAACAATCCAGAAGAAGAAACATTCGACGATCGCATGCGTTCCAACTACAACGAGGAGACGAGAAACTTCAACGAAAAATTCGACGAGAATAATTCAAATATGAATATACTGAGGCTAACCGAACAGACATTTGAAAATGGCGTTAATAACGAGAGGGTAGCTCAATCATATTTTGCTGAAAATGAGAATACGCGCAGGTGtttaaactttaattttgaGCAAGTTCAGTGTGTCTGTGAGGCGTTACAGCAGAAGGGTGATATAGAGAAGTTGTCGGAGTTTCTATGGAGCTTGCCGCCGAGCGAGCTGCTTTGTAAAAGCGAAACTGTACTCAGGTATGTTTTCCACGAAGCGTGTGAATTGGAGGATGCGTTCATGTTACAGAGAATGCCTCAGTTCAGTTGTTGAAGTGGACTGAAAGTGTTATCCCGCTAGGCTTTAATTATAGcgtacataagtacctacgtagCAGTGgagtagcgtcagatattttcgcgGTAAAGCCGAATCAAagaaaattgcatacgtttttaaataatattccaaaaaataatctaaataaaaagaaaaaaaagacattaatatcaaaggcgacaataaagttaatgattataatcatGGATAggtatatttggaaataattcgatccgcattagcgatcccttcaaatagcgaaccaactgtgttaaaaataaagttgtgttaaatactggGATGtgtacatatcatttaataataatgtaggtaaatctgttttaaaaaaaatatacctcgttgagtatcttgcggattcttctcagcagaggttttccgaacgcggtggtagatttttttgacattcataagtgcttgatatagcgtaaattgaataaagatattttgactttgactttgactttgaaagatCGCATatatttgaacatgaaactaccgtgagactcactcatattaaatataatgaccggataacatgtcgagctaaactcgatttaagacgtgagttatccgggtcattatattataATCGCATATATCATTCATAAATCATGATGTCCTagtctattttgtaaatattgggcaagccgatgaGAACAGGGTTCTATGGACGTTTCGTCACTGCGACTTAGTTgcagtatttgactattttatgtatattttttaaaagcttcACAATGCATGGTGTCgaacagaaatatttttaagctacctttacactATCAGTTACATTGAAATTCAAGatgaaacaaaatacatacaaaattaagaaaCGCTTAATGTATGACTATTGTTTATGCAGCAGGCATGTCGCTACTTCGGcgttaaaaaaagtgtaccatttctttcaaaatgaatttaaatttttcatacaaattttatgagtcagttttgtgacgcccatattgagtgtatgaaaaaaaaacaaatctttttaaatcttttaaatCATATGTGAAGGTAGCTTAAAGATTGTTTCCTTTTGACGGATGCGTGCTTTGCtttctaaaataaaagtaaagcattaaaatattaagtatatggattattttttattattctcaGGGCACGAGCACTAGTAGCGTACCACACATGCGTGTTTCAAGAGGTGTACGCTATATTGGAAGCCAACAGCTTCTCGCCAAAACACCACAATGCGCTTCAGACTCTGTGGTTCAAGGCACACTATAAGGAGGCCGAGAAGGTGCGGGGACGGGAATTAGGTGAGTCTCGGCTGGACCAGACTGCGGCATCTTAATCATTAATCTAGCGAGCGCGAAATTGGGTGCATTATATTTACGaacagcggcggccttacccattgcgaggctccgggcggcaggtctttgcgaggcctTAGTCCTTCGggaaaagtatgtgatgcgaaaatatagataaaaaagTCTATTTGGTTTTATTTGCTTGCGTTGTTGCGCGAGGCCGCCTGCAAGAGCGANNNNNNNNNNNNNNNNNNNNNNNNNNNNNNNNNNNNNNNNNNNNNNNNNNNNNNNNNNNNNNNNNNNNNNNNNNNNNNNNNNNNNNNNNNNNNNNNNNNNTTAGTGACTATAACCAACAAGCAAAATGAGGGTGCAGATGTATGTACATGGATAGTgaggttcactaatgtttcgcaactcatcatcatcatatcagccaaaGGACGTCCACGTTGGACATAgtctccccatagacctccagttgcctcggttggaagcggcttgcatccgtgaacccgcgactttaaccacgTCATCCGCAGGTCTCGCattaacgtttggcaacctgaatCAGGTTTGAATCAGATCATTTcacaactgtttaatatttctgaaactatgaatatttcaggattttataaaactaacctacctaacctaacctaaagggttctacacgatggccctgaaataaatccaaatattTACAGATTTAGTGATtgccccgtgtggtgtcgggttagaattacactctccatttcttccgtggatgttgtaagaggcgacaaaggatataggtaaggtataccgtaggcaacaggctagcaacctgtcactatgtattgtaccgtttttgtcaaactttaaacctaaagtTGCTAAAAGtcgctccgaagcggtaacgtttgtgtgctctgcctacccattTGGGAatggccaatcaactattttaccgacactttgggcgtctcctgcgttaccaaattgtatgtacttccaacaagatatttcacagtttaataagttgaacttacgtaggatggcatgtattcatgtacacatctattaaattacagaaaaaatgtttacacaaaaatctgcaattgttaaAAAtgcgcggacagattagtgtgggtaaaatagttgattggccgaatacaggcgtgatgtttgtgtgtgtgtgtgtttagaGATTGCGAATTgaaatcaggttgccaaacgttagttacGAAATGAAAGGATACCACAtagtacaaacaaaatcaaaatcaaaacgtttaaggtctctacacattacaccgtatatcaatgtgtcaggcaaaaatatattcgactatgactagcacgtttcgtaaccaaccgtcgccgtcgcgtacATGTATgtgtttgacattccgtttgatactccgtctgacacgttcctattacggtcatggtatgat is part of the Choristoneura fumiferana chromosome 29, NRCan_CFum_1, whole genome shotgun sequence genome and harbors:
- the LOC141444290 gene encoding homeobox protein ceh-34-like isoform X2, whose translation is MARGTERRRRRRNSMLETTRAVMKSTAMDPCSSCLSPSSDTDESETSLPLFPFDNQKETNKMAFDNYLTPQRKKYRDCYEPKLPYVREFKELVERFKNNPEEETFDDRMRSNYNEETRNFNEKFDENNSNMNILRLTEQTFENGVNNERVAQSYFAENENTRRCLNFNFEQVQCVCEALQQKGDIEKLSEFLWSLPPSELLCKSETVLRARALVAYHTCVFQEVYAILEANSFSPKHHNALQTLWFKAHYKEAEKVRGRELGAVDKYRLRKKYPLPKTIWDGEETVYCFKEKSRNALKDCYYRNRYPTPDEKRALARKTGLTLTQVSNWFKNRRQRDRTPQQINRPGEMLVPAQYAGSQSGLSSGLLPNGYYHQLQEPSHYLSNAP